The following is a genomic window from Trachemys scripta elegans isolate TJP31775 chromosome 7, CAS_Tse_1.0, whole genome shotgun sequence.
tcaggactcctgggttctatccttagCTATGGGAcaagagtggggtctagtgagttagagcaagggggctgggagacaggactcctgggttttatttctgtctgAGACCAGGCAGTGGGTAGGAGTACACAGGGCTTTCTGCTCCCATGCTGCCATGAGGGGAGACAGGCGCTGTCTGGGAGAGTCACCTCTGCTCTGTTTTGCAGCTCAGTGACAAATCCTGTGAGCGGAAGGTCCCCGCGACTCGGCTCGGCAGGCTGGCCAACTTTGGGGGTAAGAAGCATCCAGCACATGCCCTGATAAAGGAAAATCATCCCTGCACAAGGGCCCCAGCTGACTCAGGGGACGGGGACATGGGGcatttcccctctagggggtccCAGCTTCAATCTTCATTGTCAGAGGGGCCCAGCGTTGAACAGGTCATGGAGGCTGAGTTGGCGGGGAATGGGTCCCTGTGGGGTCAGGAGAGGCAGCTCAGCATGGGGTGCTGTGTTGTGTATAGcatgagccctgctgcacccggtctggacggacacacacacaggctggcAAGCTAGTCTCCAGGGGAACAGGAGACAGTAGATCAGGAAGGAAAGTGTTCCCAGGGGCCGTGTCAGCAGCTCCATGGGGCTTAAGGGGTGACTTGTTGGATGCTTTGTGGGGCGGGTGGCTCTGGAGATCAGTATGTGGGTGGCTTggtactccccctcccccagtggagCAGTGAAGTAGGGCTGGTTGGCCTGGTGTGTTATTCCTCCACTCTGTCCCCTAGGCTTAGCCGTGAGCGTCGGGATCGGGGTCCTGGTGGAAGCTGCCAAGAAATCCTTCCGGGCAGAAACAGTTGTGAAAGGTGAGTGAAGGACACTGGTGGCAGCCCACTCACACAGTTGGACAGGCACAATCAGAATCTCCCTCACACGCTCAGACACACTGGTGGCTGGGTATGGACACAATCAGAATCCTTcatagggcacatctacactacaggggggagtcgatttaagatacgcaaattcagctacgtgaatagcgtagctgaattcgacgtatcacagccgacttaccccgttgtgaggacggtggcaaaattgacctctgcggctttttgtcggcggcgcttactaccacctccactggtggagttagAGTGCCGATTcgaggatcgattgtcgcgtcccaatgggacgcgataaatcgatccccgagaggtcgatttctacccgccgattcaggcgggtagtatagaccagaccttacacATTCAGATATGGTCCTGGTCAAGTACAGAGATAACTGAAATCCCTCTTGCACACTCAGACACTCCTGTGGTCAAGTACAGACACAATTGGAATCCCCCTTGCACGCTCATTCACATGTACACATGTGGACACACATGTGCTCTTGTGAATACACTTGGGGCCCTTTTACACTAACTCACCCCCAACAGTAGCAGTGTTGGAAGCtgccttgggggcaggggctcaATGCACAAGTAATCACGCTTGGGCACCTGCATACGTAGAATCTCACACTCCCTGGCTCACATGCACGCTCAATGTCTTGCACTATTGGACAACCATCTCCATGGTGCACTGAGGCTGCCTGGAGACCCCTGCCCTGTGTGTGCGCAATGGGAGTGGGGCACATCTTTCCAGTGACCTCATTGTCTCCTGTGGGGATTGGGGGAGAACAGCAGGTCACAACCCAAGGGCTTGAACcagtggcttgggctggagggcAGGGCGCCAGCTGGGCCAAATGGCTGGTGTGATTCTAGCgccagagggagcaggggatTTGGATGTGGccgccaggcagggctgggcccctTGCCAGCAGGATTTTTCCAGtgatgtggggggcaggggcagtacTAGCGCTGGCTGGTTGGAAAGTATTCATTGCAGGGGGGGAGGGTGAACAAATCGTTTTGTTTGGGCTTCAGAGCCTCTGGAAACGATTTGTCACTGGTAATGGAAGGATGTGTTAGATCAAAAAGTCGCTTCAAGTTGCAAAAttgcaacattttgtttcagcGCTGGCCCAGCCAGCCCCTGTGATTTCTCCTGAATTGTGCTGAAGGATtgaaaaatgtctttaaatgaaaaaagtggCAAAATCCACAGGCCTTTGGGAGAGGTTTGGGGGTCATGGAATTGCCGTTTGTCAGTGAAGTAACAGGTGGGGTGAAAAGGGTCACCCAGTGAAcaacatccctccctcccccccggaagGGAGTACTTGGCTGCCAGATCTGTGATGCTGTGGTTGACAGGTAGGGATCCATGCTGTTAGTGGGGGTCTCCCCAGAGGTTATGGGGGGTTAGCTCTGACCTGACCACTCCtttgttctccccccacccccaggtgagCCGTCACCCTTGAGCTCAGGTGCCCTCCTGTCTGAAGCCAATGCAGAGCGGATCGTCAAGACCCTGTGCAAGGTGCGGGGTGCGGCCCTGAAACTTGGCCAGATGCTGAGCATCCAAGGTGAGGAGGTGGGAGGATTGGGAGGGGGGCAGCCAACACCCCAAATCCAGGGCTGGATCATTCCCTACAGCCTATTTGCCAGGGCTCCCTAGCACTGAACTCCACTGCGTCCCCCAAGTGTGGGGCTTGCTGTGGGGACAGTTCCCCAGCCAGACCCCCCTTCGCTCTGCCCAGTGTCAccccactgctccttccctgcagcctggcgTCATGAGGAGTGGCATCCCCAATGTCACATCCCCCCCCAGCGCAGCCTCTGATGCTCCCCCCTGCTTTGTACCCCCCAGATGACGCTCTTATTAACCCTGCGCTCCAGAAGATCTTTGAGAGGGTCAGGCACAGTGCTGACTTCATGCCCACTAAGCAAATGATGgtgagtggggtgtgggaggggacagacTCGGAAAGTGGGAGGACTGGGGGGGCCCATGGGAAGATGGGGGGGCAAACCTGAGATGTGCGGGGGCAAGAGGTGGGGGTGGTTGGCACTGACCCTGCTATTCTCCCTTCTCcatgcagggggtgctgcacagCGAGCTGGGCCCAGACTGGCGCAGACGGCTGGCCTGGTTCGAGGAGCGCCCCTTCGCTGCTGCTTCCATTGGGCAGGTGCATCTGGCACAGCTGCTGGATGGGCGCAATGTGGCCATGAAAATCCAGGTATCAGCAGGGCTCAGGCGAGCCCAGATCCCCCTGCAGGCAGCCCGAACTCCCAGCAAGCAGAGCAGCGGCCATGTGGAGGCTGGTCTTCCTGGGTCGCTGGTGGCAGCCATGTTAGAGGCCGCTTCCCCTGGAGCACTGGACAAAGGTGGCCATGTTGGAGGCCAGTTCCCCTGGTGCACTGGTGGCCATGTTGGAAGCTGGTTTCCCGGGGCACTGGGTGGCAGTGATTTCACCCCATCCAATTGGCCGCCATGTCCCAGTCTGGCCCTCTGTGGCTGATGCCTGTTTGCCCAAGGGGCTGATGGGAAAGGTCTTGGCATCTGTATGTTTGGACTGAAGGAGCTTCCCTCACCCACCTGCCAGTGGCTACATTTAACTTCCCACTCTGGCTCCTTTGAGGACCTCGATACCCCCATGTGCCTCCTTTGGTTCATGACATCTGTGCCATGGGCaggccctgtggcccctgggtcTGACTCCGTTTCCCTTTCCCCCAGTACCCAGGCATTGCCCAGAGCATCAACAGTGATGTCCGGAACCTCATCTCCCTACTGAGTCTGAGCAACGCGCTGCCTGAAGGTACCAGGTCCCAGGCCCAAGGGCCCACATTTCCCCTGGGTGCTACCACGCCTTGCCCCCTCCTGGTCCCAAGAGAGCCCAAGCCCTCCTAGGCCTTCCCCCAAGAGTCGGgaccctggtgtcctggccaaatcccAACTCTTCTAATGACATTCTGCGAGCGTGGTGTGTGTGGGgacggggctgggagccaggactcctgggtttcaaGCTTGACCAtatgtggctttgggcaagtcccctcccctctgggagcctcagtttccctgtctctgGAATGGGGATAGTGACAGAGGGTGTGACTCACTCTGGGCTCCTACGTGCTGGGCTGAGCTGAGCGCTGGCACTGATGTTCCTTCCTTGCTCGCTTCCCTGCAGGGCTTTTCCCTGAACATGCCATCGAGGTAATGAGCCGTGAGCTGGCCTTGGAGTGCGACTACAAGCGGGAGGCTGCCTGTGCCACGAGATTTCAGTAAGTGCCCATGTCAATATCACATCCACACTGGCCCAGTCGCCCAGGAGATGGTACAGTCAGCCATTCTGGCACACTTGCCCGGGGGCTGGTGTTGTCAGCCACACTGGCACAATCACCTGGAAGACTGGTACAGTTGGCCACTCCGGCACAGTTGCCCGGGAGATGGTACACACTGGCCCAACCGCCTGGTAAAGGGATGGTACAGGCAGCCGCTCTGGCACAGTCAACATGGAGATGGTACAGGCGACCACCCAGGCACAgtcccccagtgtgtgtgtgtgttgggggggttaGGCTGGTACAGAGCCCACACTGACACAGCCTCTCCTGTTACGTTGCCCCCACAGGCAGCTGTTGCAGGGTGACCCGGTGTTCTATGTGCCGTCGGTGATCAGTGAGCTGAGCACCCAGCGGGTACTGACCACGGAGTTGGTGCCCGGCTTCCCCCTCGACCAGGCCCAGGGGCTGGACCAGGAGACACGcaacatggtgagggggggaaAGACACTTGCATACACACAGGATACCACGTGCTGGGACACACTcctagtctctctctccccccctcttgGGGTCTCCCTCTTGGATGCCCTCTGCTCACGCCTGCCTCAGGATCCTGCACCCGCAGACCCCGTTCCATGCCCGACCCTTTTCACCTTAACTCTGGGACGTGGAGCCAGTGCTGCTGCTATCGGAGGGGGGCAGTTCCCAGCCTGATCCTAGTGAGGGAGGGGGCCtgtcatggggagggggagagcagggctgggggccatTGTGTTCAGCGCTGGGCTCTCTCTCGTCCCCACAGATCTGCTCCAGTATCCTGGATCTGTGCGTGCGGGAGCTCTTCCACTTCCGCTACATGCAGACCGACCCCAACTGGTCCAACTTCTTCTATGATCCACACAACGGCAAGGTACGGACACCTCCCGTTGCCCTCCATATCAGAGCCAGCCAGCAGCGACCCCTTTCCCCGAAGGGGGAGACCCTCTACAGCCCCCCCATGTCAGAGCCAGCCAGCCACGACCCACTTCCCTGAATGGGGAAACCCCTACAGCCTCCCCATGTCAGAACCAGCCAGCCATGACCCCCCCTATttggagttttttttaaatgggctcctattactcccccacccccgtcacaatttttcacacttgctgtctggtcaccctacccttccCTGAATGGGGGAGCCCTTTACTGTCCCCTGTGTTGCTGCAATCCTCTTCCCAGGATAGAAAGAGACCCACCACCCCAcacatctgccccctccccactgcgcCTCTGTCTTTCCATGTCACAGCCTGCCAGCCATGCCCCCTCCCAATATGGGGGGATTCTCCCCTGCATCCTGTCTCCCTTCTACAAGCAGTGATCTactacccccaccccacatgtCCCCACACTatgcccctgccccccatgccACAGCCTGCCAACTGTGCCTGAATAGGCTGAGGCCCACCCTGCATGGCtgacacccccactccctccttcccatcagctcccccagcTGCACTCCTCACTATGAACCCCTCAACCATGTCCTACCATCCCGCCACGTGCCTAGCCCATGTACCCCATTCCAATCATGTGGGAGATATGGTCTGGATGCTCAGTGCCAACCTGCCCCACAAATGTAACACGTCCAACGGTACTGTCCCTAGGGCACAGCTTGGGGGCCTCCCCCTGACCACGGGCAgctgcactcccctcccccagtagtGTCACTCACTGGGTCCAGGCAGCCCAACTCCTCCCCCGGCCAGCACTTAACAGTATGatttttgggggagggtgggctgatccctccccagcccccacagcCCATCCCAGACCTGGGTTTCTCAGCTGATTCTGACCCACTCTTCCCTGTGTTGGACATCAGGTGGCGCTGCTGGATTTCGGAGCCACCCGCAGCTTTGACAAGGCCTTTACGGATCAGTACATTGAGGTGAGACTACTGctgtccagcagggggtgctgcagggaggaagGCAGGAGCTCTGGCTGTTGGGGGGAGCCCCTGGCTactccagccctggcctctcccagcagaggGTACTATAGGGAGCGGGGCAGGTGTTTTTTGAGCCCTGTGCCCATCTCACAAGGCCTCTGGGCTGCTCTGCTAATGGTTCCAGATCATTAAGGCTGCGGCTGAGGGCGACCGGgctggggtgctgcagggatccaTTGCGCTTCGGTTCCTCACGGGCTATGAGACTCAGGTGAGACCCTTGGGCCCCTCCCTGGCCACAGCATGGGGATTGGGGGGCCAGTGCCCAGATGATGGGGGGCAGaaccctgctccccccagccatCTCCATGCCTCCAACCTCTGCCCAACTTCGCTGGCTCTCCTAGCCAGTTCCCTGCACCTACTCCTGTCTGCCTGTGTGCTCCCCTCGGTAACCTCTGTGCTCCCGAGTCCTGCCCACCTCCCCATACCTCTgcaccctcagctccctctgTCTCCCCTGCTACCTGACCCCACCCTATGTCTCCCAGGCCCTGCTCACTGCCTCAGTCCCCTCTATGCCCCCCACCCTGTACTCTAACCCCCTCCATGCCCGCCTCGGTCCCGTCCACCATGTTTCCCTCCAATCCCTGCCCACCCACTCAGCCCTCTCTGTGCCCCTCAGGTGCTCTCACACCACCCTGACCCCTCATGTCCCCCAAGCTCCCAGCCTACCCCCCCATGCCCCACCTGCCCCCAGGCATCCTGTCCTGGGCCTATCCTAtgctcctctcccccaggcaATGAAGGATGCCCACGTAGACGCCGTGATGATTCTGGGCGAGGCCTTTGCTGCCGACGGCCCCTTTGACTTTGGGGCCCAGAACACGACGCACCGCATCCACACCCTCCTGCCCATCATGCTGCAACACCGCCTGACACCGCCCCCTGAGGAGACCTACTCTCTCCACCGCAAGATGGCCGGCTCCTTCCTCATCTGTGCCCGGCTTGGTGCCCGCATCCCCTGCCGGCCCATCTTCCGCCAGGCCTATGCCCGCTACTGGGGCCGGGAGGGCTGAGACTGCAGAATGTGGGTGGCGTCCTGGTAGGGTGGGGGGCCCAGCAGACATTTCGGGGTGTGGCACCCACAGGGGGATCCTGGGGGCTTACGGATGCCATCATGGAGAGTACGTTGGGAGCCCCTGCACCTTTGAATGATTGGAGTTTCAAGGAACCTTTCTGGGCTGGACTAAAGGGATTTTTTAGGGAGACTTCATGGAATGATGGGAATTTCAACGGAGCCCTCAGGTTCGTGACAGTTTCAAGGGGGCTCTGAGAGACTGGAGAATTTCAAAGGGGCCCTCATAGAAGGGTGGGACTGGGAGTTGCAAGGGACCCTTATAGGTAGGTTTCAGGTGAGTTTTGAGGGAGCCCTCATAGAATGAGAGGCGTTTTGAAGGAGCCCTCATAAAATGAGAGGAGTTTAAAGGGAGCCCTCAGGGATGTGGGAGTTTCAAGGGACCCTTATTAGGAAGTCTTATGTGAGTTTCGAGGGAGCTCTTACAGGATGATAAGATTTTTGAGGAAACCATTAAGAAAGTGAACACCAAGCAGAGGGAGCCGGGGAGGGGGTGATTGGGTAATTGTCATGGACTTGAGGAAAGCTGGGGGGCTTCCCCTTTCCCACCCTGGTCATGCTGGTGAATTCTACACAGGGGAGCCCAAGGCCTGTCGCCAACTGTAACCCCTCCCGCCGCCATGAGCTTGCCCTCCATCCATCTCTGCACCCAACTGGGATCCCCCACCCAGAAACAGGCCCTGCGGCTCCATGGGGAACCCTCCACTTCATGCTGGCATCAGAGGCGGAGCAAAGGAGTTGATGTCATGACCCTCCCACAGCAGGGGAGCGACCCCATCTGTCTCCCAGTCTGCACGTAGCTCCCTAGCCAATGTAGTCCATGTGCATTGTGGTGTATGCCTGTCTTCCCCTAGGGGCAGCACCAGGCATTACAGCCCATGAACACTACAGGGTGTGCGCGCGTGTCCTCACCCAGAGCCTGAGCCAGGCATTACAGTCCATGCACTTTACTGTATGGATATCTTCCTCTGTCTAGGGACAGCACCAGGCTgggtgtttgtgcatgtgtgtgtaacccctttggggtttagagagcatggcccctttaaatctttttcctggggggaggggaagagtaagTAAAAAAGGAGGGAACCTCCAGGGGctggagctccaaggagaggtggaggcagcctgcaggccctggaaaagtgaagcagcagagaaccttcCCGAGGCCTGAGATGGACAGGGTGGATCGGGGacagcccaggacaggagccaggaggagcactgtgccagggaagaattgcccgagaaggacaggccggaccCAGTATCACATTCACtggtgcccagagctgcatggggctgtgagtactggggcttgtgactctgcattgggaacaaggagggaggttgctagctagttaagtggggaggtggtcactctgtgtggctttgcagagagcagcagaagagggcaccggaggggtttgttggggaaagttcacaggtgccgaagacgaccaggagcacccaagactcaccattggactggaactttgctcaggactcctgaactctgtgtgcagacacattgctcagtgtctgcccttccagactgtgctaccactgggcctgtggggccttggtttggatgcaaTCCTGTTTTACTCTCCcttatatttccccttgttgtttttctcctctcatccctctgtaaataaatatttcccttgttgtatccactgtacttttcctgtgggtgtgtgtgtgtgttcactctgggggggtttggaacaggttccctggggtggaagggatttctcctgctgcattcctgcgcgcgccttctcttggccagagctgcctgcagagcagactccatcttggccacgagggcgctaaagttacacttgGTGGCCCGTATGGGGACtttgcagtacacacacacacacctacgtTTTGCACCCTGGGCTCTTCTTCACAGAGCAAAGAAACTCCTGAGTGACTTtcatctcagtttaaaaaaaaagaaaaaacggAGAGAGGATTACTAGAAGACCTGTGCCGAGGGGTACGAATCCCAGTAACCAAAGCTGTGCTGGTGGCGGGGTTCCCAGAAGAGATGGAACCAAATGAAATTGAGAGCCTAGATGCAGCTGAAATATTGGGGAGGGTAAAGGTCCACACCCATATTTACAACCGCAAAGTGAAGAGCATGGTAGCACTATGTACTCACTCCAAGGAAGCAGATCTTGATAAAGTGCCCAAAGAGATGCAAGTAGAAGGTATTCCCTGGACaattctgggggcagagcagtcCCCTCCTAGTGTGCCTGTGTCACTTGAGGTGGATTCTTTAGCGCAGAAATTGCAAGCTCTGATGGTGGATGAGAAGCGGACAAGAGAAGAATTAATTTTGGCATTAGGAGGGGCTCCAACACCTGTAGCACCCCGCCTGGTGGGATGGGCCAAAGAGCTGGGAAACGCTCTCAAAGATGCATTGAAGCCGGTATATGGAAGTGCTCCATACAAGCGGTTACGTTCATTCTCGGGGGTGTCACCTGTACCCTCAGAGGAGGATGATTATGAGATCTGGAGAGATTTTACAGTGCCACTTGTCCAAGAGTGGGAATGCTCTGATGCTGAGAAGCAGAAACGTGTGCTTGAGAGTCTGAGGGGACCTGCCATGTGAATTATCTGAGCCCTGAAAGACTCACAACCAGCTGCCACAGTGCAAGACTATTTAACCGCTCTTGAGAATGTCTACGGTACTACTGATAGCAGTGAAGACCTGTATTATCGTTTCTGCCATACCTATCAGGAGCCCCACGAACGATTGTCGGATTTCATCAGGAGACTAGAGGATTTGCTACAGCAAGTAGTGCGGAAGGAGGGCATCCCCACCAAGCGCATTGATTCCGCTAGGTTGGACCAAATCCTTTGGGGCACCCGACAAGATGGGTTGATGTGGCGCCTGCAGCTGAGGGAGCGGGCCCAAAACCCACTCCCATTCCACAAGCTCATTCGAGAGATACGTGAAGAGGAGGAGCGATTGTTGCAAGTGGATGCAGTGGTGCAGCCGAAGATGGCAGGGAGTCGCACCACCACAGTGCTTGGAGAGATGGAAGACGCCCCGTCAGTGGCAGCAGCGCTGAGAGATTTGACCCGAGAAGTGGTCATGATGAAGGCTCAGGGACATACTGTGCCATCCTCAAGAGGGGAGAGTAGCAGGAGGGGTGATAGCCAGCAAGAAGGTTTCTGTTATAACTATGGAAGAGATGGTCACTGTGCCTTGGACTGCCAAAACAAGACAGATCATGCAAGGGTATCTCAGAGATTGCAGCAGACCATTAGGAAGCTTCAGGGAAACACCAACAGGGCTTGGGGAAGGAGCAACCCAAGACCCTGAAATTCCAAGGCtccccagaaaaaaacaaacaggggtTACATGTGCATTTCCAAGTAAGGGCTGAGACAGACGTTGCAGCCCATGTACATTGCTGTACAGCTATCTCCCCCTAGTGGGAGAGCCAGGCACTGCAGCCTATATACATTGCACTGTGTGTATGTCTCCCCCTCGGGGCAGAGCCAGGCATTGTAGTCCAGGCACATTGCAGTGTGTGTCTCCCCTTAGGTGTAACTCTAGGTAATGCAGCACATGTGCATTGCAGTCTTGGTGTCTTCCCAAAGAGGCAACTCTGAGGATTTTAATCCAAATGCAGCAACCAACGTATCCCCAATAAAaagaatgaaatgctgaactggtgtgtgtgtgtgtgtgtgtgtgtgtgtgtgtgtgtgtgtgtgtgtgtgtgtgtgtggcaaagcCTTTGGTGGGGTGGGGCAATGAATGGGACTTTACAGTGGTGTCCAGAAAAGCTCCTGCCCAACAGCCCAGTGTGAGTGGCTCCCTGAACTGGTTAAAGGCATGTCTCCCCCTGCGAAATGGGGAGGGGAAATTAGACCTGTGGATTCAAGGATGCGCTTTGGCTATTACAGGGCCTTTTCTGATAGCCAAGTCTGGGAGATTCAGGTCGGGCAGGCTTTTCTACTCTGCTACCAATTGCTGCATGGGCTGAGCTATAGATGGAGTGACCCCTGCTGGCCAAAGATGAATAGCAGAAGGGAGTAAATTCCAAGCATAGGGGAGAGGAATCAGACTTGTGCCCCAAAGGTGGGCAGTGGATCTATCCTGAGGGCAAGATGGGTTAGGCCTCAGCAGTtgtcaaactgtgggttgggaccccaaagagGGTTGCAATCCCATTTTAATAGGGTCACCAGGGCctggccagcattagacttgctggggacatggggctgaagcctgagctctacCCGCACCCAGAGTTGTGGGGCTctgtctccgccccctcccccagggtcatgtagtaattttgttgCCAGAACCGCTGGGCTAGGGTATGGAGCTGAGGGGCTATGTCTGTACGTTGCACTACTTGCAGTTAGCCTGTGGGGAGAGAGTGTCTCAGCCCCTTCCATTCATGCACCTTTGTTCCTGGTGGCAGAAGGGGATGGAGCACTGGGGTACAAGGAATAAACTCCCAATCCCTCCCCTCAGCCACATGGGGAAGATCAAGGACAGGGCTCCAAGGGGGAGAAGGCTAAGAAGCTGCATTTCTGCCAACTGACCACTAAGTGGCGCCCTCATCCCTCGGGCTGATTCGCCCAGTGCTGAGATGCCACCGCctttgggagggggtgcaggggctgtttATATCAGGACCTCTCCCCTGGGGCtgagatgcggccacctctgggatggggtggggaattgTTTAACAATGCTGCCCAATAGCTTAGTGCAGAAGAATCCTGTATCTCACTGAAATGGCAGGGGGCATTTAGGGAGGGAGCATGGAGTGTCCCTGAATTAGCATTTGCTCTGGACACATGACATACAAGATCAT
Proteins encoded in this region:
- the LOC117880916 gene encoding atypical kinase COQ8A, mitochondrial-like isoform X1; its protein translation is MAEIMMKGLPLAGRTLGECPISPLRFVSASGGRQRKLDRFRRGDKTCSSDWTITPGVIPKSFASPRPARPGCWSPVLGQGAGSLLWTPQLDHVLSLFLVRSMGPWRLYHQNSPAVGRLTAEDVQKARDTKVPPIRPYRHMLSDKSCERKVPATRLGRLANFGGLAVSVGIGVLVEAAKKSFRAETVVKGEPSPLSSGALLSEANAERIVKTLCKVRGAALKLGQMLSIQDDALINPALQKIFERVRHSADFMPTKQMMGVLHSELGPDWRRRLAWFEERPFAAASIGQVHLAQLLDGRNVAMKIQYPGIAQSINSDVRNLISLLSLSNALPEGLFPEHAIEVMSRELALECDYKREAACATRFQQLLQGDPVFYVPSVISELSTQRVLTTELVPGFPLDQAQGLDQETRNMICSSILDLCVRELFHFRYMQTDPNWSNFFYDPHNGKVALLDFGATRSFDKAFTDQYIEIIKAAAEGDRAGVLQGSIALRFLTGYETQAMKDAHVDAVMILGEAFAADGPFDFGAQNTTHRIHTLLPIMLQHRLTPPPEETYSLHRKMAGSFLICARLGARIPCRPIFRQAYARYWGREG
- the LOC117880916 gene encoding atypical kinase COQ8A, mitochondrial-like isoform X2, with the protein product MAEIMMKGLPLAGRTLGECPISPLRFVSASGGRQRKLDRFRRGDKTCSSDWTITPGVIPKSFASPRPARPGCWSPVLGQGAGSLLWTPQLDHVLSLFLVRSMGPWRLYHQNSPAVGRLTAEDVQKARDTKVPPIRPYRHMLSDKSCERKVPATRLGRLANFGGLAVSVGIGVLVEAAKKSFRAETVVKGEPSPLSSGALLSEANAERIVKTLCKVRGAALKLGQMLSIQDDALINPALQKIFERVRHSADFMPTKQMMGVLHSELGPDWRRRLAWFEERPFAAASIGQVHLAQLLDGRNVAMKIQYPGIAQSINSDVRNLISLLSLSNALPEGLFPEHAIEVMSRELALECDYKREAACATRFQQLLQGDPVFYVPSVISELSTQRVLTTELVPGFPLDQAQGLDQETRNMICSSILDLCVRELFHFRYMQTDPNWSNFFYDPHNGKVALLDFGATRSFDKAFTDQYIEAMKDAHVDAVMILGEAFAADGPFDFGAQNTTHRIHTLLPIMLQHRLTPPPEETYSLHRKMAGSFLICARLGARIPCRPIFRQAYARYWGREG